One window of the Dehalococcoidia bacterium genome contains the following:
- a CDS encoding ComF family protein → MALLRGLARLALDALFPVSCLGCGCEGELLCPSCLQAAPRAAPPRCPVCWQRWTGDGSCRQCVRQRPSYEAVRSAFAYQGAVREAVHALKFRGISALAPILAAPMARLLAAWAPPVEALVPVPLPWLRERYRGYDQALLLAREVGHSLGLPVLTDAVRRTWTRPQASLAGDARRQNVGSAFRPRRRLDGLRLALVDDVATTGATLDACARALRQAGAAGVWAITLAREG, encoded by the coding sequence ATGGCGCTGCTGCGGGGCCTGGCCCGCCTGGCCCTGGATGCCCTCTTTCCCGTGAGCTGCCTAGGCTGCGGGTGCGAGGGGGAGCTGCTCTGCCCCTCCTGCCTGCAGGCAGCTCCACGGGCGGCCCCGCCCCGATGCCCTGTGTGCTGGCAGCGCTGGACAGGCGACGGCTCCTGCCGCCAGTGCGTCCGCCAGCGGCCGTCCTATGAGGCGGTCCGCAGCGCCTTCGCCTATCAGGGGGCGGTGCGGGAAGCCGTGCACGCCCTCAAGTTCCGGGGCATCAGCGCTCTGGCCCCGATTCTCGCGGCACCCATGGCCCGACTGCTGGCCGCCTGGGCGCCTCCCGTGGAGGCGCTGGTTCCCGTCCCCCTCCCCTGGCTGCGAGAGCGCTATCGCGGCTACGACCAGGCCCTCCTCCTGGCCCGGGAGGTGGGACATTCCCTGGGCCTGCCGGTGCTGACGGACGCGGTCAGAAGGACCTGGACGCGGCCCCAGGCATCCCTGGCGGGCGATGCGCGGCGGCAGAACGTGGGCAGTGCCTTCCGCCCCCGTCGTCGCCTCGACGGCCTGCGCCTGGCCCTGGTGGACGATGTGGCCACCACGGGCGCCACCCTGGACGCCTGCGCCCGTGCGCTGCGCCAGGCCGGAGCGGCTGGGGTCTGGGCCATCACTCTCGCCCGAGAGGGGTGA
- the rplI gene encoding 50S ribosomal protein L9 produces MKVVFLEEVEGKARVGEVREVADGYARNYLFPRKLAAPATPHYISMARAKAEKEARRQAKLDQEVREKVLPRLEGCTLRIEVRVGEQGKLFGSVTALDIAEALKEQAGVELDHRQVLLSEPIREVGTFPVELRLTRNVHARVTLEVVPLGAGEAPAASSQEGQEA; encoded by the coding sequence ATGAAGGTCGTCTTCCTGGAGGAAGTGGAGGGCAAGGCCCGCGTGGGCGAGGTGCGGGAGGTGGCCGATGGCTACGCCCGCAACTACCTGTTCCCCCGCAAGCTGGCAGCCCCGGCGACGCCCCACTACATCAGCATGGCCCGGGCCAAGGCCGAGAAGGAGGCCCGCCGCCAGGCCAAGCTGGACCAGGAGGTCCGGGAGAAGGTCCTGCCCAGGCTGGAGGGGTGCACCCTGCGTATCGAGGTGCGGGTGGGCGAGCAGGGCAAGCTCTTCGGCTCCGTCACCGCCCTGGACATCGCCGAGGCCCTCAAGGAGCAGGCCGGGGTGGAGCTGGACCACCGCCAGGTGCTGCTGTCGGAGCCTATCCGCGAGGTGGGGACCTTTCCGGTGGAGCTGAGGCTCACCCGCAACGTGCATGCCCGGGTGACGCTGGAGGTGGTGCCCCTGGGTGCCGGTGAGGCCCCTGCCGCTTCCTCTCAGGAGGGCCAAGAGGCGTGA
- a CDS encoding ATP-binding protein yields the protein MRKAVPLGHPDFGKAFPCRCTLEEDAEARRQRLQRFSNLRFYLRLTFDNLDPQGRGLEGAAAHRYAQAVEAARQYAENPRGFLVLAGPSGCGKTHLAAAVANACIERGTMALFMAVPDLLDHLRSAYRPEAETTYDDLFEQLRSVPLLVLDDLGGHSSTPWAEEKLYQLINYRFAGQMPTVVTLAVPPERLEPRLRTRLCDPSLSQVHLLGDWGPAGLERIDHLDSPLLRTMTFESFDPARIARDQEELRLLREAKREAMRFARQPRDWLVLAGPPGKGKTRLAAAIGNYCRQRGRPVLFLVVPDLLDYLRSTFDPRHGLAYDDTFEAVRTAPLLILDDLGSHTATPWAEEKLYQLINYRYNCLLPTVITTNLTASQLEPKVRARLTDPQVSTVLPMGRFQFYDEGRETAARRR from the coding sequence GTGCGCAAGGCCGTGCCCCTGGGCCACCCCGACTTCGGCAAGGCCTTCCCATGCCGTTGCACCCTGGAAGAGGACGCCGAGGCCCGCCGCCAGCGGCTGCAGCGCTTCTCCAACCTCCGCTTCTACCTGCGCCTTACCTTCGACAACCTGGACCCCCAGGGGCGGGGCCTGGAGGGCGCTGCCGCCCACCGCTATGCCCAGGCGGTGGAGGCCGCCCGGCAATATGCCGAGAACCCCCGCGGCTTCCTGGTGCTGGCCGGCCCCAGCGGCTGCGGCAAGACCCATCTGGCCGCTGCCGTGGCCAACGCCTGCATAGAGCGGGGGACCATGGCCCTGTTCATGGCCGTGCCCGACCTGTTGGACCACCTGCGCTCCGCCTACCGTCCCGAGGCCGAGACCACCTACGACGACCTGTTCGAGCAACTGCGTTCCGTCCCCCTGCTGGTGCTGGACGACCTGGGAGGCCACTCCTCCACCCCCTGGGCCGAGGAGAAGCTCTACCAGCTCATCAACTACCGCTTCGCCGGCCAGATGCCCACGGTGGTCACCCTAGCGGTGCCGCCGGAGCGGCTGGAGCCGCGGCTGCGCACCCGCCTGTGCGACCCCTCCCTTTCCCAGGTGCATCTGCTGGGCGACTGGGGGCCGGCAGGGCTGGAGCGCATCGACCACCTGGACTCGCCCCTGCTGCGCACCATGACCTTCGAGAGCTTCGACCCGGCCCGCATTGCCCGCGACCAGGAAGAGCTGCGCCTGCTGCGGGAGGCCAAGCGGGAAGCTATGCGCTTCGCCCGTCAGCCGCGAGACTGGCTGGTGCTGGCGGGGCCGCCGGGCAAGGGGAAGACGAGGCTGGCAGCGGCCATCGGCAATTACTGCCGGCAGCGGGGAAGGCCCGTCCTCTTCCTGGTGGTGCCTGACCTGCTGGACTACCTGCGCTCCACCTTCGATCCCCGCCACGGCCTGGCCTATGACGACACCTTCGAGGCAGTGCGAACGGCGCCGCTGCTGATCCTGGACGACCTGGGGTCCCACACCGCCACTCCCTGGGCCGAGGAGAAGCTCTACCAGCTCATCAACTACCGCTACAACTGCCTCCTGCCCACCGTCATCACCACCAACCTGACGGCGTCGCAGCTGGAGCCCAAAGTGAGGGCGAGGCTGACGGACCCCCAGGTGAGCACGGTGCTGCCCATGGGCCGCTTCCAGTTCTACGACGAGGGCAGAGAGACGGCCGCCCGTCGTCGCTAG
- a CDS encoding serine hydroxymethyltransferase — MGVLERADPEVAAIIRREEERQTYGLEMMASENYVSAAVLEAMGSVLTNKYAEGYPGKRYYGGCQYMDEIESLAIRRAKELFGAEHVNVQPHSGADANLAAYLAMMELGDTALAMRLDQGGHLTHGHSVSATSRLFRFVHYGVDRETELLDYDQMLALAREHRPKVIVVGATAYPRIIDFARAREIADEVGAYLMADIAHIAGLVAAGVHPSPVPYAHVVTTTTHKTLRGPRSAMVMCKGELAEKIDRAVFPGLQGGPHMHIIAAKAVCFAEAQRPEFVHYQRRTVENARALAEELMSLGWRIVSGGTDNHLVLVDVGQRGISGKKAEQVLDAVGIYCNKNTIPYDPRPPAVGSGIRLGTPGLTSRGMGTDEMRRIARLIDAALQARDDGAALERVRAQVRELAAAFPVPGISDRAP; from the coding sequence ATGGGCGTGCTGGAGCGTGCCGACCCCGAGGTGGCAGCCATCATCCGCCGCGAAGAGGAGCGCCAGACCTACGGCCTGGAAATGATGGCCTCCGAGAACTACGTCTCGGCGGCGGTGCTGGAGGCCATGGGGTCTGTCCTGACCAACAAGTACGCCGAGGGCTACCCCGGCAAGCGCTACTACGGCGGCTGCCAGTACATGGACGAGATCGAGTCCCTGGCCATCCGCCGGGCCAAGGAGCTGTTCGGGGCCGAGCACGTCAACGTCCAGCCCCACTCGGGGGCCGATGCCAACCTGGCCGCCTATCTGGCCATGATGGAGCTGGGCGATACCGCCCTGGCCATGCGCCTGGACCAGGGAGGCCACCTCACCCACGGCCACAGCGTCAGCGCCACCTCCCGACTTTTCCGTTTCGTCCACTACGGGGTGGACCGGGAGACGGAGCTGCTGGACTATGACCAGATGCTGGCCCTGGCCCGAGAGCACCGTCCCAAGGTCATCGTGGTGGGGGCCACCGCCTACCCGCGCATCATCGACTTCGCGCGGGCGCGAGAGATAGCCGACGAGGTGGGGGCATATCTGATGGCCGACATCGCCCACATCGCCGGCCTGGTGGCGGCCGGCGTCCACCCCTCGCCGGTGCCCTACGCCCACGTGGTCACCACCACCACCCACAAGACGCTGCGCGGCCCCCGTTCGGCCATGGTCATGTGCAAGGGGGAGCTGGCCGAGAAGATAGACCGCGCCGTTTTCCCCGGGCTGCAGGGGGGGCCTCACATGCACATCATCGCCGCCAAGGCCGTCTGCTTCGCCGAGGCCCAGCGCCCCGAGTTCGTCCATTATCAGCGGCGGACGGTGGAGAATGCCCGCGCCCTGGCCGAAGAGCTGATGTCCCTGGGCTGGCGCATCGTGTCCGGCGGCACCGATAACCACCTGGTGCTGGTGGACGTGGGCCAGCGGGGCATCAGCGGCAAGAAGGCGGAGCAGGTCCTGGACGCCGTGGGCATCTACTGCAACAAGAACACCATCCCCTACGACCCGCGGCCGCCGGCTGTCGGCTCGGGCATCCGCCTGGGCACCCCGGGGCTGACCAGCCGCGGCATGGGCACCGACGAGATGCGACGCATCGCCCGCCTCATCGACGCCGCCCTGCAGGCTCGGGACGACGGTGCGGCCCTGGAGCGGGTGCGGGCCCAGGTGCGGGAGCTGGCGGCGGCCTTCCCCGTCCCCGGCATCAGCGACAGGGCACCTTGA
- a CDS encoding molybdenum cofactor biosynthesis protein MoaE: protein MLFQLTSEPLDPQRAAELVRRDEAGAVVVFLGVVRNHNQGRRVLYLEYDAYPEMAQQVMQELAQEAKSRWPIAEVAVFHRTGRLEVGETSLVVAVSSAHRAEAFQAAHWLVDRLKERAPIWKKEVFEGGEEWIEGALPLPR, encoded by the coding sequence GTGCTCTTCCAGCTAACTTCCGAGCCTCTGGACCCTCAGAGGGCTGCCGAGCTGGTGCGTCGTGACGAGGCCGGCGCGGTGGTGGTCTTCCTGGGGGTGGTGCGGAACCACAACCAGGGGCGCCGGGTCCTCTACCTGGAATACGACGCCTACCCGGAGATGGCCCAACAGGTGATGCAGGAGCTGGCCCAGGAGGCCAAGTCCCGCTGGCCCATCGCCGAGGTGGCCGTGTTCCATCGCACGGGCCGCCTGGAGGTGGGAGAGACGTCCCTAGTGGTGGCCGTCTCGTCGGCCCACCGGGCGGAGGCCTTCCAAGCAGCCCACTGGCTGGTGGACCGACTCAAGGAGAGGGCACCCATCTGGAAGAAGGAGGTCTTCGAGGGAGGGGAGGAGTGGATCGAGGGGGCGCTGCCCCTGCCCAGGTGA
- a CDS encoding MoaD/ThiS family protein — MKARVRLFARLRELAGVSEAEVEIGEGLSAADVFALLQRLYPGLQRYDAPLAYAVNARYVPPEHPVREGDEVALIPPVSGG; from the coding sequence ATGAAGGCCAGGGTGCGCCTCTTCGCCCGCCTGAGGGAACTGGCCGGCGTGAGCGAGGCCGAGGTGGAGATCGGCGAGGGCCTCAGCGCCGCCGACGTCTTCGCGCTGTTGCAGCGGCTGTATCCGGGGCTGCAGCGTTACGATGCCCCCCTGGCCTACGCCGTCAACGCCCGCTACGTGCCGCCGGAGCACCCGGTGAGAGAGGGCGACGAGGTGGCCCTCATCCCGCCCGTCTCGGGAGGGTAA
- the selD gene encoding selenide, water dikinase SelD → MSEPMRLTQMASCAGUAGKLGPEALAQVLRHLSDHDLTGGRPDLLVGLATPDDAAVLRLSDELAAVLTVDFFPPVVDDPYDFGAIAAANAMSDVYAMGGEVALALNVAAFPEDLPHEVVARILQGGADKVREAGGVIAGGHSVIDREPKYGLCVLGLVHPQQVLTKGGAQPGDVLLLSKPIGTGIVTTAGKQGTVEPGHLQTAVEWMKALNRHSLHQARELGAHAATDITGYGLLGHAWEMAQASGLRLRIRAGAVPLLPGVLEYAARGVYSGGGHRNLRYFGPRVQIDESLPEPLRLALFDPQTSGGLLLAVPPQAAARLADSGLWAIGEVLEGNGVEVTP, encoded by the coding sequence CGTCCTGCGCCGGTTGAGCCGGCAAGCTGGGGCCGGAAGCCCTGGCGCAGGTCCTGCGCCATCTCAGCGACCATGACCTGACGGGAGGCCGGCCCGACCTGCTGGTGGGCCTGGCCACCCCCGACGACGCCGCCGTCCTGCGCCTGAGCGACGAGCTGGCGGCGGTGTTGACGGTGGACTTCTTCCCGCCGGTGGTGGACGACCCTTATGACTTCGGGGCCATCGCCGCTGCCAACGCCATGAGCGACGTCTATGCTATGGGCGGCGAGGTGGCCCTGGCCCTCAACGTGGCCGCCTTTCCCGAGGACCTGCCCCATGAGGTGGTGGCCCGCATCCTCCAGGGCGGCGCCGACAAGGTGCGGGAGGCGGGCGGCGTCATAGCCGGCGGGCACTCGGTCATCGACCGGGAGCCCAAGTACGGCCTCTGCGTTCTGGGCCTCGTCCATCCCCAGCAGGTGCTGACCAAGGGCGGCGCCCAGCCAGGCGATGTGCTGCTGCTGAGCAAGCCGATAGGCACCGGCATCGTCACCACCGCCGGCAAGCAAGGGACAGTGGAGCCTGGGCACCTGCAAACGGCGGTGGAGTGGATGAAGGCCCTGAACCGACACAGCCTGCACCAGGCCCGGGAGCTGGGCGCCCACGCGGCCACTGACATCACTGGCTACGGCCTCCTGGGCCATGCCTGGGAAATGGCCCAGGCCAGCGGCCTCCGCCTGCGCATCCGCGCCGGGGCCGTCCCCCTGTTGCCCGGAGTCCTGGAATATGCCGCCAGGGGGGTCTACTCGGGCGGCGGCCATCGCAATCTGCGCTACTTCGGCCCCCGCGTCCAGATAGACGAATCGCTTCCCGAACCCCTGCGCTTGGCCCTGTTCGACCCCCAGACCTCGGGCGGCCTGCTGCTGGCCGTGCCCCCACAGGCGGCGGCCCGCCTGGCCGACAGCGGCCTCTGGGCGATAGGCGAGGTCCTGGAAGGCAACGGGGTGGAGGTGACGCCCTAA
- a CDS encoding NUDIX domain-containing protein, which yields MSYHHPPPPPSYCGYCGGPLTERWVEAEGRQRLVCPQGHISYLNPKVIVSVIVEEEGKVLLLRRAIEPRRGYWTFPGGYMEIDESVEECARRESREETGLELELLGLVGIFSRPAPDGPGIVSIVFRGRIVGGKLRPGHEVLEARFVPTDAIPWDELAYDTTRQALESYLAQRGSPIVRP from the coding sequence GTGAGCTACCACCATCCCCCTCCGCCTCCCAGCTACTGTGGCTACTGCGGCGGCCCCCTGACCGAGCGCTGGGTGGAGGCGGAGGGACGCCAGCGGCTGGTCTGCCCCCAGGGCCACATCTCCTACCTCAACCCCAAGGTCATCGTCAGCGTCATCGTCGAGGAGGAGGGGAAGGTGTTGCTGCTGCGACGGGCCATCGAGCCTCGCCGCGGCTACTGGACCTTCCCCGGCGGCTACATGGAGATCGACGAGTCGGTGGAGGAGTGCGCCCGCCGCGAGTCGCGAGAAGAGACGGGCCTAGAGCTGGAGCTGCTGGGGCTGGTCGGCATATTCTCGCGTCCCGCCCCTGACGGCCCGGGCATCGTCTCCATCGTCTTCCGGGGGCGCATAGTCGGCGGGAAGCTGAGGCCCGGCCACGAGGTGCTGGAGGCGCGCTTCGTCCCCACCGATGCCATCCCCTGGGACGAGCTGGCCTACGACACCACGCGCCAGGCGCTGGAGAGCTATCTGGCCCAGCGGGGCTCGCCCATCGTCCGCCCCTAG
- the dnaB gene encoding replicative DNA helicase, producing MNRGGTEGLVAAERLPPHDLEAEKAVVASLLVEPEAIYRVVTIVSPEDFFRDEHRWIYEACRDLWQRGEAVNQVTVAHELARRGLLEQAGGTAYLSQLVAELPTPLVAEHYARIVQRDSVYRRLLQAAQEIAQEAYRAEDPDIARVLARAEARIAAVRQVQEVRDFVHLSEVLEGWQKTQAALTGPVAAEARAITTGYMDLDTLLLGGLRRSELIVVAARTGLGKTSLLLNFARNAALRQRAVVAIFSLEMAAEQLAQRLLAMESGVDSARIGSGVISDRDERLIARALTRLSEAAVYIDDSPVLTVAEMRAKARRLQVERGLDMVMVDYLQLVRPDMRLENRVQEVSYVSRSLKALARDLDVPVVAAAQLSRAADVRASHIPQLSDLRESGSIEQDADVVMFIYREAAYVRREEWEEMHRDKPGKAYPAEDAQIIVAKHRNGPTATVHLRFRQRFARFEDLLVQEPEAWEPQP from the coding sequence GTGAACCGAGGGGGGACCGAAGGCTTGGTCGCTGCCGAGAGGCTACCGCCCCACGACCTGGAGGCCGAGAAGGCGGTGGTGGCCTCCCTGCTGGTGGAGCCGGAGGCCATCTATCGCGTCGTCACCATCGTCAGCCCCGAGGACTTCTTCCGCGACGAGCACCGCTGGATTTACGAGGCCTGTCGCGACCTGTGGCAGCGGGGCGAGGCCGTCAACCAGGTGACGGTGGCCCACGAGCTGGCCCGTCGCGGGCTGCTGGAGCAGGCGGGGGGCACCGCCTACCTGTCGCAGCTGGTGGCCGAGCTGCCCACCCCTCTGGTGGCCGAGCATTACGCTCGCATCGTCCAGCGCGACTCGGTCTATCGTCGGCTCCTGCAGGCTGCCCAGGAGATAGCCCAGGAGGCCTATCGGGCCGAGGACCCCGACATCGCGCGGGTGCTGGCCCGGGCCGAGGCCCGCATCGCCGCCGTGCGCCAGGTGCAGGAGGTGCGGGACTTCGTGCACCTGTCGGAGGTGCTGGAGGGCTGGCAGAAGACCCAGGCCGCCCTCACCGGCCCGGTGGCGGCCGAGGCGCGGGCCATCACCACCGGCTACATGGACCTGGACACCCTCTTGCTGGGCGGGCTGCGGCGCTCGGAGCTCATCGTGGTGGCCGCTCGCACGGGCCTGGGCAAGACCTCCCTCCTGCTGAACTTCGCTCGGAACGCCGCCCTGCGCCAGCGCGCGGTGGTGGCCATCTTCAGCCTGGAGATGGCAGCGGAGCAGCTCGCCCAGCGGCTGCTGGCCATGGAATCGGGTGTGGACTCGGCCCGCATCGGCTCGGGCGTCATCTCCGACCGGGACGAGCGCCTCATCGCCCGCGCCCTGACCAGGCTGTCGGAGGCGGCCGTCTATATCGACGACTCCCCTGTCCTCACGGTGGCCGAGATGCGGGCCAAGGCCCGCCGCCTGCAGGTGGAGCGGGGGCTGGACATGGTCATGGTGGACTACCTACAGCTGGTGCGGCCCGATATGCGGTTGGAGAACCGGGTCCAGGAGGTATCGTACGTCTCCCGCTCCCTGAAGGCGCTGGCCCGCGACCTGGACGTGCCGGTGGTAGCCGCAGCCCAGCTTTCCCGCGCCGCCGACGTCCGCGCCAGCCACATCCCCCAGCTCTCCGACCTGCGCGAGTCGGGCAGCATCGAGCAGGACGCCGACGTGGTCATGTTCATCTACCGCGAGGCGGCCTACGTGCGCCGGGAGGAGTGGGAGGAGATGCACCGGGACAAGCCGGGCAAGGCCTACCCGGCAGAGGACGCCCAGATCATCGTGGCCAAGCATCGCAACGGCCCCACCGCCACCGTCCACCTGCGCTTTCGTCAGCGTTTCGCCCGCTTCGAGGACCTGCTGGTGCAGGAGCCCGAGGCGTGGGAGCCTCAGCCCTAG
- a CDS encoding MFS transporter: MTTGGLGGNVWKLCLYQLLFNLGLWWPIWVLYLQDVRGLSLAQVGALEVPFWLSIALAQVPAGTLADLWGRRPVLALAALTQAAAVAFFGLADSFPLLVLSYLVWGVSYGMAWGPDAAFLYDTLRATGRTAQYVRLLGAATACTMAGMVLGTLIGAPVAAATDLRMPIFLSSGIALAAALVALSFREPLTAFRHEMSPSLLAVARDGLRLLLGDPALAAAIGLLAAATVANLGPVLFVQPFLASHGVEVGETGLWQTPMRLVGMVGALGAYRLSGLLGLSRAVAAMLLLGGAAYGALAVWDSLQAAVGFFVLAFVFAATRPLLSDYVNGRVPSGQRATIGSLGTLSGALVFAPAAPLLGYLADRSFGLAAGALACLLGGGGMALYLLWRRLEAQGAAPAAAAARSLGGPLAD, translated from the coding sequence ATGACCACCGGCGGGCTCGGGGGCAACGTCTGGAAGCTCTGCCTATACCAGCTCCTGTTCAACCTCGGGCTGTGGTGGCCCATCTGGGTCCTCTACCTGCAGGACGTGCGAGGCCTCAGCCTGGCCCAGGTAGGGGCCCTGGAGGTCCCCTTCTGGCTGAGCATCGCCCTGGCCCAGGTGCCTGCCGGAACGCTGGCCGACCTCTGGGGACGTCGGCCGGTGCTGGCCCTGGCCGCCCTCACCCAGGCAGCAGCGGTCGCCTTCTTCGGGCTGGCCGACAGCTTCCCTCTGCTGGTGCTGTCGTATCTGGTGTGGGGAGTATCCTACGGGATGGCCTGGGGGCCTGATGCCGCCTTCCTGTACGACACCCTGCGGGCCACGGGCCGCACCGCCCAGTACGTGCGTCTTCTGGGGGCCGCCACCGCCTGCACCATGGCGGGGATGGTCCTGGGAACCCTCATCGGCGCGCCCGTGGCTGCTGCCACCGATCTGCGCATGCCCATCTTCCTGAGCAGCGGCATAGCGCTGGCAGCGGCCCTGGTGGCCCTGAGCTTCCGAGAGCCCCTGACGGCCTTCCGTCACGAGATGTCCCCTTCCCTCCTGGCCGTGGCCCGGGACGGGTTGCGGCTGCTGCTGGGTGACCCGGCCCTGGCGGCGGCCATCGGCCTGCTGGCAGCGGCTACGGTGGCCAACCTGGGGCCGGTCCTGTTCGTGCAGCCCTTCCTGGCCAGTCACGGGGTGGAGGTCGGGGAGACGGGGCTCTGGCAGACGCCCATGCGGCTGGTGGGCATGGTCGGTGCCCTGGGGGCCTACCGGCTGTCGGGCCTGCTGGGCCTCTCGCGAGCTGTGGCGGCGATGTTGCTCCTGGGCGGCGCCGCCTATGGCGCTCTGGCCGTCTGGGACTCCTTGCAGGCCGCCGTGGGCTTCTTCGTGCTGGCCTTCGTCTTCGCCGCCACCCGCCCCCTCCTCAGCGACTATGTCAACGGCCGCGTTCCCAGCGGCCAGCGGGCTACCATAGGCTCGTTGGGGACGCTGTCGGGGGCGCTGGTCTTCGCCCCGGCGGCACCGCTTCTGGGGTACCTGGCCGACCGTTCCTTCGGGCTGGCAGCGGGGGCGCTGGCCTGCCTGCTCGGGGGCGGTGGAATGGCCCTCTACCTGTTGTGGCGTAGGCTGGAGGCCCAGGGAGCGGCCCCTGCGGCGGCTGCCGCCCGTTCCCTGGGCGGGCCGCTGGCGGATTAG
- a CDS encoding DnaD domain protein, with protein MTPREQGQPFGGFPPGSLAVAVPTPFFTQVLPAIERVEELLVSVYFFFAQARTRGGPRAMAESELTGDPLLLEAMGRFRPDAADGVREGLALAVQRGTLLQAQDPEGGVYYALNTPYHRRALQTLRPVPVPSGGGPASNIFRLYEDNIGTITPLIAEELRQAEERYPWSWIEAAFREAVELNKRSWRYIKAILRRWEVEGPSHEAPGRGSEVGWLEERYRRGKRRRPYSSYL; from the coding sequence GTGACCCCTCGGGAACAGGGCCAGCCCTTCGGCGGCTTTCCCCCGGGCAGCCTCGCCGTAGCCGTGCCCACCCCCTTCTTCACCCAGGTGCTGCCGGCCATCGAACGGGTGGAGGAACTGCTGGTCAGCGTCTACTTCTTCTTCGCTCAGGCCCGCACGCGGGGCGGGCCGCGGGCGATGGCCGAGTCCGAACTCACGGGCGACCCGCTGCTGCTGGAGGCCATGGGCCGCTTCCGGCCCGACGCCGCCGACGGGGTGCGGGAAGGGCTGGCCCTGGCGGTCCAGCGCGGCACCCTCCTCCAGGCCCAGGACCCGGAGGGAGGGGTCTACTACGCCCTGAACACCCCCTATCATCGCCGCGCCCTCCAGACGCTGCGCCCGGTGCCGGTGCCTTCGGGAGGCGGGCCAGCCAGCAACATCTTCCGCCTCTATGAGGACAACATCGGCACCATCACCCCCCTCATCGCCGAAGAGCTGCGTCAGGCCGAGGAGCGCTATCCCTGGAGCTGGATCGAGGCCGCCTTCCGCGAGGCGGTCGAGCTGAACAAGCGCAGCTGGCGTTACATCAAGGCCATCCTGCGCCGTTGGGAAGTGGAGGGGCCATCCCATGAAGCGCCTGGACGAGGTTCTGAGGTCGGCTGGCTGGAGGAGCGCTACCGGCGGGGCAAGCGGCGAAGGCCCTACAGCTCCTATCTCTGA
- a CDS encoding cytochrome P450 translates to MTLKLQDVDLLDGDTFVQGPPHHMFKLLRREAPIFWHPDPEGGGFWVLTKYDDLVKASMDTATFSSAKGITLATMEFFPSQNLMMITTDPPRHTKLRRLVSTGFTPRMVNRLEPDVRQMVNELLDNAIAKGECDFVTEVAAELPLRVIARFLGVPHEDRHKIFEWSNKILGAGDPEYGGIVIEKPPETEEEVQALIEQFRRVIAGAAMEMAAYLNSLEEERLREPKEDLVTTYLHAEVDGEKLSTLERHAQFVLLAVAGNETTRNLISGGLLALTEHPEQMELLRSDLSLMPTAVEEMLRYVSPVMYMRRTVTRDTEFRGVPMKAGDRVTMWYISANRDEDVFPDPDAFIVTRQPNDHVAFGAGGPHFCLGASLARLEARVLFEELLSRPYDVEVVGPVERMRSNFINGIKHMPVRFRRRSR, encoded by the coding sequence ATGACCCTCAAGCTCCAGGATGTGGACCTGCTGGACGGCGATACCTTCGTTCAGGGGCCGCCGCATCACATGTTCAAGCTCTTGCGGCGCGAGGCGCCCATCTTCTGGCACCCCGACCCGGAGGGGGGCGGGTTCTGGGTGCTCACCAAGTACGATGACCTTGTGAAGGCCTCCATGGACACGGCCACCTTCTCCTCGGCCAAGGGCATCACCCTGGCCACCATGGAGTTCTTCCCCAGCCAGAACCTGATGATGATCACCACCGACCCGCCCCGCCACACCAAGCTGCGGCGACTGGTAAGCACGGGCTTCACCCCCCGCATGGTCAACCGCCTGGAGCCTGACGTCCGCCAGATGGTCAACGAGCTCCTGGACAACGCCATCGCCAAGGGCGAGTGCGACTTCGTGACCGAGGTGGCGGCCGAGCTGCCCCTGCGGGTCATCGCCCGCTTCCTGGGCGTCCCCCATGAGGACCGCCACAAGATATTCGAGTGGAGCAACAAGATCCTCGGGGCCGGCGACCCCGAGTACGGAGGCATCGTCATCGAGAAGCCTCCCGAGACGGAGGAGGAGGTCCAGGCCCTCATCGAGCAGTTCCGGCGGGTCATCGCCGGCGCCGCCATGGAGATGGCCGCCTACCTCAACAGCCTGGAGGAGGAGCGGCTGCGGGAACCGAAGGAAGACCTGGTTACCACCTACCTGCATGCCGAGGTGGACGGCGAGAAGCTCTCCACCCTGGAGCGTCATGCCCAGTTCGTGCTGCTGGCGGTGGCGGGCAACGAGACCACCCGCAACCTCATCTCGGGCGGCCTCCTGGCCCTGACGGAGCACCCGGAGCAGATGGAGCTACTGCGCAGCGACCTCTCCCTCATGCCCACGGCGGTGGAGGAGATGCTCCGCTACGTCTCGCCCGTCATGTACATGCGTCGGACGGTGACCCGCGACACCGAGTTCCGCGGCGTGCCCATGAAGGCGGGCGATCGGGTGACCATGTGGTACATCTCGGCCAACCGGGACGAGGACGTCTTTCCCGACCCTGACGCCTTCATCGTCACCCGTCAGCCCAACGACCATGTGGCGTTCGGGGCGGGCGGCCCCCACTTCTGTCTGGGTGCCTCTCTGGCGCGGCTGGAGGCGCGGGTGCTGTTCGAGGAGCTGCTGTCGCGCCCCTACGACGTGGAGGTGGTGGGGCCGGTGGAGCGCATGCGCTCCAACTTTATCAACGGCATCAAGCACATGCCTGTCCGCTTTCGCCGCCGCTCGCGTTAG